The following coding sequences lie in one Lysobacter capsici genomic window:
- the fabG gene encoding 3-oxoacyl-ACP reductase FabG, producing the protein MSTAPLSGEIALVTGASRGIGAAIADELAAQGATVVGTATSEAGAKAIGERLAAHGGHGRVVDVADAASIEALIDGVGKDIGAISILVNNAGITRDNLLMRMKDEDWQAILDTNLSSVYRTSKAVMRAMMKARKGRIINIASVVGVTGNAGQANYAAAKAGVIAFSKSMAREIGSRGVTVNVVAPGFIDTDMTRDLPEDAKKAMFEQIALGRFGEPADIARAVAFLASPGAAYITGETLHVNGGMYMP; encoded by the coding sequence ATGAGCACTGCCCCGCTTTCGGGTGAAATCGCCTTGGTCACCGGCGCCAGCCGCGGCATCGGCGCCGCCATCGCCGACGAGCTGGCCGCGCAGGGCGCGACCGTCGTCGGCACCGCGACCAGCGAGGCCGGCGCGAAGGCGATCGGCGAGCGCCTGGCCGCCCACGGCGGCCACGGCCGGGTGGTCGATGTCGCCGACGCGGCCTCGATCGAGGCGCTGATCGACGGCGTCGGCAAGGACATCGGCGCGATCTCGATCCTGGTCAACAACGCCGGCATCACCCGCGACAACCTGCTGATGCGGATGAAGGACGAGGACTGGCAGGCCATCCTCGACACCAACCTGAGCAGCGTCTACCGCACCAGCAAGGCGGTGATGCGCGCGATGATGAAGGCGCGCAAGGGCCGCATCATCAACATCGCTTCGGTCGTGGGCGTGACCGGCAACGCCGGCCAGGCCAACTACGCCGCGGCCAAGGCCGGCGTGATCGCCTTCAGCAAATCGATGGCGCGCGAGATCGGCAGCCGCGGGGTGACCGTGAACGTGGTCGCGCCCGGCTTCATCGACACCGACATGACCCGCGACCTCCCCGAGGACGCGAAGAAGGCCATGTTCGAACAGATCGCGCTGGGTCGCTTCGGCGAACCGGCCGACATCGCCCGCGCCGTGGCGTTCCTGGCCAGCCCAGGGGCGGCCTACATCACCGGCGAAACCCTCCACGTCAACGGTGGCATGTACATGCCGTAA
- a CDS encoding SDR family NAD(P)-dependent oxidoreductase translates to MTASRKRYENKIVLVTGGATGIGKITSTAFAREGASVVFTDLSADHGPAFEAQLREQGWQAQFVQSDVTDPGQCERLVADIAQRHGRLDVAVNNAGGILAPDELGTGVHDTLEEGWDKNIALNLSGVFLGMKYQIRQMLKQGGGAIVNTGSIAGLIVDVDFTSLSYSTAKAGMIHMSKWAAVMYAKNHIRVNVVAPAAVATEATKAFLSDEMKSFLAGQSPMQRMSEPEEIANATLWLCSDEAYGVTGVTLPVDGGIAAK, encoded by the coding sequence ATGACCGCGAGCCGCAAACGTTACGAAAACAAGATCGTGCTGGTCACCGGCGGTGCCACCGGCATCGGCAAGATCACCTCGACCGCGTTCGCGCGCGAAGGCGCGAGCGTGGTGTTCACCGACCTGTCGGCCGATCACGGCCCCGCGTTCGAAGCGCAGTTGCGCGAACAAGGCTGGCAGGCGCAGTTCGTCCAATCCGACGTGACCGACCCGGGCCAGTGCGAACGCCTGGTCGCCGACATCGCCCAACGTCATGGCCGACTCGACGTCGCGGTCAACAACGCCGGCGGCATCCTGGCGCCCGACGAACTGGGCACCGGCGTCCATGACACCCTCGAAGAAGGCTGGGACAAGAACATCGCGCTGAACCTGAGCGGCGTATTCCTGGGCATGAAGTACCAGATCCGGCAAATGCTCAAACAAGGCGGCGGCGCCATCGTCAACACCGGCTCGATCGCCGGGCTGATCGTCGATGTCGACTTCACCAGCCTGTCGTACAGCACCGCCAAGGCCGGCATGATCCACATGAGCAAATGGGCGGCGGTGATGTATGCGAAAAACCATATCCGGGTGAACGTGGTGGCTCCGGCGGCGGTGGCCACCGAAGCGACCAAGGCCTTCCTGAGCGATGAAATGAAATCCTTCCTGGCCGGACAGTCGCCGATGCAGCGCATGTCCGAACCCGAAGAGATCGCCAACGCCACCTTGTGGCTGTGTTCGGACGAAGCCTACGGCGTCACCGGCGTGACCTTGCCGGTGGACGGCGGCATCGCGGCGAAATGA
- the fabD gene encoding ACP S-malonyltransferase, which translates to MTDQRLSFVFPGQGSQAIGMLAELSELHPQIRDAFVEASDGAGVDLWALSQGGPEEMLNRTEYTQPALLAAGVAVWRLWQARGGAQPALLAGHSLGEYSALVAAGALSLRDAAHLVRLRGQLMQEAAPAGTGAMAAVLGAEDALVEEICQAVSGSEVVVPANYNSPGQIVIGGHAGAVDKALTRLAEAGVRKAVKLSVSVPSHTPLMREAANRLAEAMNGTTWHAPNVPVVQNVDAQVHASVEAIRDALVRQLYLPVQWTGCVQALAAAGIGCIAECGPGKVLVGLVKRIDKSIDGRPLGTPGDFETALADWQ; encoded by the coding sequence GTGACCGATCAGCGACTTTCTTTCGTCTTCCCGGGCCAGGGCTCGCAAGCCATCGGCATGCTCGCCGAGCTGTCGGAACTGCATCCGCAGATCCGCGACGCCTTCGTCGAGGCCAGCGATGGCGCCGGGGTCGATCTGTGGGCGCTCAGCCAGGGCGGTCCCGAGGAAATGCTCAATCGCACCGAATACACCCAGCCGGCGCTGTTGGCCGCGGGCGTGGCGGTGTGGCGCCTGTGGCAGGCCCGCGGCGGCGCGCAGCCGGCCTTGCTTGCCGGCCACAGCCTCGGCGAATACAGCGCGCTGGTCGCGGCCGGCGCCTTGTCGCTGCGTGACGCGGCGCACCTGGTGCGCCTGCGCGGTCAGCTGATGCAGGAAGCCGCGCCTGCCGGCACCGGCGCGATGGCGGCGGTGCTCGGCGCCGAAGACGCCCTGGTGGAGGAAATCTGCCAGGCCGTGTCGGGCAGCGAAGTGGTGGTGCCGGCCAATTACAACTCGCCCGGCCAGATCGTGATCGGCGGCCATGCCGGCGCGGTCGACAAGGCGCTCACTCGTCTGGCCGAAGCCGGCGTGCGCAAGGCGGTCAAGCTGTCGGTCAGCGTGCCCTCGCATACGCCGCTGATGCGCGAAGCGGCCAACCGTCTGGCCGAGGCCATGAACGGTACTACCTGGCACGCGCCGAACGTACCGGTGGTGCAGAACGTCGATGCGCAGGTGCATGCCAGCGTCGAGGCGATCCGCGACGCGCTGGTGCGTCAGTTGTACCTGCCGGTGCAATGGACCGGTTGCGTGCAGGCGCTGGCCGCGGCCGGCATAGGCTGCATCGCCGAATGCGGCCCGGGCAAGGTGCTGGTCGGGCTGGTCAAGCGCATCGACAAATCCATCGACGGCCGCCCGCTGGGCACGCCGGGCGATTTCGAGACCGCGCTCGCCGACTGGCAGTGA
- a CDS encoding beta-ketoacyl-ACP synthase III, protein MTDRIYARIAGTGSYLPEKVLTNADLAQFVDTSDEWIVSRTGIRERHVVAEGETTCDLAYHASVRALEAAGVDASEIDLIVLGTTTPDLIFPSTACLLQHRLGANGCPAFDVNAACSGFVYALTVADKFIRSGAAKTVLVVGSETLTRMLDWSDRGTCVLFGDGAGAVVLKADSETGILSTHLHADGGKKELLWNPVGVSVGFKPEEHNAGVKVLMTGNEVFKHAVKALDSVVEETLEANGLDRHEIDWLIPHQANLRIIEATAKRLDMPMDRVIVTVDRHGNTSSGSVPLALDEAVRSGKVQRGQLLLLEAFGGGFTWGSALLRY, encoded by the coding sequence ATGACAGATCGGATTTACGCCCGTATCGCGGGCACCGGCAGCTATCTGCCGGAAAAGGTGTTGACCAACGCCGACCTCGCCCAATTCGTCGATACCAGCGACGAGTGGATCGTCAGCCGGACCGGCATCCGCGAGCGTCACGTCGTCGCCGAAGGCGAGACCACCTGCGACCTGGCCTACCACGCGTCCGTGCGCGCCCTCGAGGCGGCCGGCGTGGACGCCAGCGAGATCGACCTGATCGTGCTCGGCACCACCACGCCGGACCTGATCTTTCCGTCCACCGCTTGTCTGCTCCAGCACCGCCTGGGCGCCAACGGCTGCCCGGCGTTCGACGTCAACGCGGCCTGCTCGGGCTTCGTCTATGCGCTGACCGTCGCCGACAAGTTCATCCGTTCCGGCGCGGCCAAGACCGTGCTCGTGGTCGGTTCGGAAACCCTGACCCGGATGCTCGACTGGAGCGATCGCGGCACCTGCGTGCTGTTCGGCGACGGGGCCGGCGCGGTCGTGCTCAAGGCCGACAGCGAAACCGGCATCCTCAGCACCCATCTGCACGCCGACGGCGGCAAGAAGGAACTGCTGTGGAATCCGGTCGGCGTGTCGGTGGGCTTCAAGCCCGAAGAGCACAACGCCGGGGTCAAGGTGTTGATGACCGGCAACGAAGTGTTCAAGCATGCGGTCAAGGCGCTGGATTCGGTGGTCGAGGAGACCCTGGAAGCCAACGGCCTGGACCGGCATGAAATCGACTGGCTGATTCCGCACCAGGCCAATCTGCGCATCATCGAAGCCACGGCCAAGCGCCTGGACATGCCGATGGATCGCGTCATCGTGACCGTCGATCGTCACGGCAACACCTCCTCGGGCTCGGTGCCGCTGGCGCTGGACGAAGCGGTGCGTTCGGGCAAGGTGCAGCGCGGGCAGTTGCTGTTGCTGGAAGCCTTCGGTGGCGGTTTCACTTGGGGCTCGGCGCTGCTGCGTTACTGA
- the rpmF gene encoding 50S ribosomal protein L32, with amino-acid sequence MAVQKSRVSPSRRGQRRAHDALTSKQLATDPTSGETHIRHHVTADGYYRGKKVIETTSRVADEE; translated from the coding sequence ATGGCTGTCCAGAAGTCCCGCGTTTCCCCGTCCCGCCGCGGCCAGCGCCGCGCCCATGACGCGCTGACCAGCAAGCAGCTGGCCACCGACCCGACCAGCGGAGAGACCCACATCCGCCACCACGTGACCGCCGACGGCTACTACCGCGGCAAGAAGGTCATCGAGACCACTTCGCGCGTCGCCGACGAAGAGTAA
- a CDS encoding YceD family protein — translation MSADVPSGRVPDLLDAWRLVASRRGVEGRLPLSALTRLQASLLDTEGFVEYSLDFDTDELKVPYVELKIDTALPLLCQRTLERFLLPVQMVQRLGLIREEADEAALPEGYEPLLMPEDGMLRASELVEDELILAVPVVPMAPGTEAVERDWPAPQEERDAANPFAALSSLKKN, via the coding sequence ATGTCAGCCGATGTGCCATCCGGGCGGGTGCCCGATCTTCTCGATGCCTGGCGCCTGGTGGCGTCTCGGCGCGGTGTGGAAGGGCGTCTGCCGTTGTCAGCCCTGACCCGGTTGCAGGCCAGTCTGCTCGATACCGAAGGTTTCGTTGAGTACTCGCTGGATTTCGACACCGACGAGCTCAAGGTGCCGTACGTCGAGCTGAAGATCGACACTGCGTTGCCGTTGCTGTGCCAGCGCACGCTGGAGCGGTTCCTGCTTCCGGTGCAGATGGTGCAGCGTCTCGGCCTGATCCGCGAGGAAGCCGACGAAGCCGCGCTGCCGGAAGGCTACGAGCCGCTGCTGATGCCCGAAGACGGCATGCTGCGGGCCTCCGAGCTGGTCGAGGACGAACTGATCCTCGCCGTGCCGGTGGTGCCGATGGCGCCGGGCACCGAGGCGGTCGAGCGCGACTGGCCGGCGCCGCAGGAAGAGCGCGACGCGGCCAACCCGTTCGCGGCGCTGTCCTCGCTCAAAAAGAATTGA
- a CDS encoding Maf family protein, whose protein sequence is MPLLLASTSVYRRELLGRLGLPFDTARPETDETPQPGEAPAALAARLAVAKAAAVAALHPDAWVIGSDQVAEFDGRPIGKPGDRAGALAQLTAMSGREVRFLTGLCVLRHGQAPLTALDTTVVRFRELGAEEIARYVDAEQPFDCAGSFKSEGLGITLFEAIESRDPTALIGLPLIATARLLREAGYRLP, encoded by the coding sequence ATGCCCCTGCTTCTGGCCTCCACCTCGGTCTACCGTCGCGAACTGCTCGGCCGCCTCGGCCTGCCGTTCGACACCGCCCGGCCCGAGACCGACGAAACCCCGCAGCCCGGCGAAGCGCCGGCCGCGCTGGCCGCGCGCCTGGCGGTGGCCAAGGCCGCGGCGGTCGCCGCGCTGCATCCCGACGCCTGGGTGATCGGTTCGGACCAGGTCGCCGAGTTCGATGGCCGGCCGATCGGCAAACCCGGCGACCGCGCCGGCGCGCTGGCCCAACTGACGGCGATGTCGGGACGCGAGGTGCGCTTCCTGACCGGTCTGTGCGTGCTGCGCCACGGCCAAGCGCCGCTGACCGCGCTGGACACGACGGTCGTGCGTTTCCGCGAACTGGGCGCCGAGGAGATCGCGCGCTACGTCGACGCCGAGCAGCCGTTCGACTGCGCCGGCAGTTTCAAGTCCGAAGGCTTAGGAATCACGTTGTTCGAGGCGATCGAATCGCGCGATCCGACCGCGCTGATCGGCCTGCCGCTGATCGCGACGGCGCGGTTGTTGCGCGAGGCGGGGTATCGGTTGCCTTGA
- a CDS encoding ArnT family glycosyltransferase: MRDKDETGALRDLPIRRVFWTLWSLVLLLKLALAAKLPLFVDEAFYWQEGRHPAAAYSDLPGLTAWLARIGVELGGNHTLALRAPFVLIAALVPWLLARITAREFGERQGWIAGCFALLLPLSGTLGVLALPDAMMALATLLCLDAGARLLREVDARTAVELAAGLALGALSHYRFIAVIGVGFVVLLLLPEGRRALRDVRLIIAVAIGASAWAPLVAWNMDNADAGLRFQLVDRHPWSFHVDGLWFIAIQALLVTPALLLALAIAGARGARAASPVTRYFALLGSLVVLGFFVLGFFADTERVSFHWPLPGFLALLPLLPGVLAAWPGWARVLTVACAGATLLAMLGYYVAVSIPGLRAHSAGEKWYPSNFAGWDELARAVRAKQRAMPPGTRIVADNFKVGAELGFALDDPRIAVLDHPINHKHGRAPQLQLWGLQSAGRSDWGDTPVLLVVGVAEVEYKNLLQRYHALCAMAGPLPPPQILNVDHGRQRFALFAFDGAPRAGDCTTPAMAWIDAPVAGTKVGRAFEVSGWAFKDGVGLARVEIMLDGRVVAQADYGSERPGVREYWTLPDGRHSSDPQHPKVGFNAKIALDAEPPGRHWLGLRLHGRDGSVEDWAEQPIEVRRR, encoded by the coding sequence ATGCGGGACAAGGACGAAACCGGCGCATTGCGCGATCTGCCCATTCGGCGCGTGTTCTGGACCCTGTGGTCGCTGGTGCTGCTGCTCAAGCTCGCGCTCGCCGCGAAACTGCCGTTGTTCGTCGACGAAGCCTTCTACTGGCAGGAAGGCCGGCATCCGGCCGCCGCGTACTCGGACTTGCCCGGGCTGACCGCATGGCTGGCGCGGATCGGCGTGGAGCTCGGCGGCAACCACACCCTGGCGCTGCGCGCGCCGTTCGTGTTGATCGCCGCGCTGGTGCCGTGGCTGCTGGCGCGGATCACCGCGCGCGAATTCGGCGAACGCCAGGGCTGGATCGCCGGTTGCTTCGCGCTGCTGCTGCCGTTGTCGGGCACCTTGGGCGTGCTCGCCTTGCCCGACGCGATGATGGCGCTGGCGACCTTGCTGTGCCTGGACGCGGGCGCGCGGCTGTTGCGCGAGGTCGATGCGCGCACCGCGGTCGAACTCGCGGCCGGCCTGGCCCTGGGCGCGTTGAGCCATTACCGCTTCATCGCGGTGATCGGGGTCGGCTTCGTGGTGCTGCTGTTGCTGCCCGAAGGCCGGCGCGCGCTGCGCGACGTGCGCCTGATCATCGCCGTCGCGATCGGCGCCTCGGCGTGGGCGCCGCTGGTGGCCTGGAACATGGACAACGCCGATGCGGGCCTGCGCTTCCAGCTGGTCGACCGGCATCCGTGGTCGTTCCATGTCGACGGCCTGTGGTTCATCGCGATCCAGGCGCTGCTGGTGACGCCGGCGTTGTTGCTCGCGCTCGCCATCGCCGGTGCGCGCGGCGCGCGCGCGGCATCGCCGGTGACGCGTTACTTCGCCTTGCTCGGCAGCCTGGTCGTGCTGGGGTTCTTCGTGCTGGGGTTTTTCGCCGACACCGAGCGGGTGAGTTTCCATTGGCCGCTGCCGGGGTTCCTCGCCTTGCTGCCGCTGCTGCCGGGCGTGCTCGCGGCGTGGCCGGGTTGGGCGCGCGTGCTCACCGTCGCCTGCGCCGGCGCGACCTTGCTGGCGATGCTGGGCTATTACGTCGCCGTGTCGATTCCTGGTTTGCGCGCGCACAGCGCCGGCGAGAAGTGGTATCCGTCCAATTTCGCCGGCTGGGACGAACTGGCGCGCGCGGTGCGCGCAAAGCAGCGGGCGATGCCGCCGGGAACGCGCATCGTCGCCGACAACTTCAAAGTCGGCGCCGAACTGGGCTTCGCGTTGGACGATCCGCGCATCGCGGTGCTCGATCATCCGATCAACCACAAGCACGGCCGCGCGCCGCAGTTGCAGTTGTGGGGCCTGCAAAGCGCCGGCCGCAGCGACTGGGGCGATACGCCGGTGCTGTTGGTGGTGGGCGTGGCCGAAGTCGAATACAAGAACCTGCTGCAGCGCTATCACGCCTTGTGCGCGATGGCCGGGCCGTTGCCGCCGCCGCAGATCCTCAACGTCGATCACGGCCGTCAGCGTTTCGCCTTGTTCGCCTTCGACGGCGCGCCGCGCGCGGGCGACTGCACCACGCCGGCGATGGCCTGGATCGATGCGCCCGTCGCCGGTACGAAGGTCGGCCGCGCGTTCGAGGTCAGTGGCTGGGCGTTCAAGGACGGCGTCGGCCTGGCGCGGGTCGAGATCATGCTCGACGGCCGTGTCGTCGCCCAGGCGGACTACGGCAGCGAGCGGCCGGGCGTGCGCGAGTACTGGACCTTGCCGGACGGCCGGCATTCGAGCGATCCGCAGCATCCGAAGGTCGGTTTCAACGCGAAGATCGCGCTCGATGCCGAACCGCCGGGCCGGCATTGGCTGGGGCTGCGCCTGCATGGGCGCGACGGCAGCGTCGAGGATTGGGCGGAGCAGCCGATCGAGGTCAGGCGGCGGTGA
- a CDS encoding AAA family ATPase, protein MTGASAPAATRADKSGAASNASILPDALRASLEQAQAQVNGLVLGKAQAVRLAFVALLSDGHLLIEDLPGLGKTTLAHALAAALGLEFQRVQFTSDLLPADVVGVSVFDPQSRQFQFHPGPVFTQVLLADEINRAPPRTQSALLEAMAEHQVTVDGRTHPLPDPFFVIATQNPVDLSGTYPLPDSQLDRFLLRLQLGYPDEAAERDLLSGADRRDLIAQTRPVLSSEDVNAIRRAVDAVYASEQLIAYVQALLARSRKHPGVRVGLSPRAGLALLRASRAYALLLGRAHVVPEDVQALFAAVASHRLVAEADAGPDIAKSILYAVAVD, encoded by the coding sequence ATGACAGGCGCCTCCGCCCCGGCAGCGACCCGCGCCGACAAGAGCGGCGCGGCGAGCAACGCCAGCATCCTACCCGATGCCCTGCGCGCGTCCCTCGAACAGGCACAGGCCCAGGTCAACGGCCTGGTACTCGGCAAAGCGCAGGCGGTGCGGCTGGCGTTCGTGGCCTTGTTGTCGGACGGGCATCTGCTGATCGAAGACCTGCCCGGCCTGGGCAAGACCACCCTCGCGCATGCGCTGGCCGCGGCGCTGGGCCTGGAATTCCAGCGCGTGCAGTTCACCTCCGACCTGTTGCCGGCCGACGTGGTCGGCGTGTCGGTGTTCGATCCGCAATCGCGCCAGTTCCAGTTCCACCCCGGCCCGGTGTTCACCCAGGTGCTGCTGGCCGACGAGATCAACCGCGCGCCGCCGCGCACCCAGAGCGCGTTGCTCGAAGCGATGGCCGAACACCAGGTCACCGTCGACGGCCGCACCCATCCCCTGCCCGACCCGTTCTTCGTGATCGCCACGCAGAACCCGGTGGACCTGTCGGGTACGTATCCCTTGCCCGATTCGCAGCTCGACCGCTTCCTGCTGCGGCTGCAACTGGGCTACCCCGACGAAGCGGCCGAACGCGACCTGCTGTCGGGCGCCGATCGCCGCGACCTGATCGCGCAGACCCGGCCGGTGCTGAGCAGCGAGGACGTCAACGCGATCCGCCGCGCGGTCGACGCGGTGTATGCCAGCGAACAACTGATCGCCTACGTGCAGGCGCTGCTCGCGCGCAGCCGCAAGCATCCGGGCGTGCGCGTAGGCCTGTCGCCGCGCGCCGGCCTGGCGCTGCTGCGCGCCTCGCGCGCGTATGCGCTGTTGCTCGGACGCGCGCATGTGGTGCCCGAAGACGTGCAGGCGCTGTTCGCCGCGGTCGCCTCGCATCGACTGGTCGCCGAAGCCGATGCCGGGCCGGATATCGCCAAGTCCATCCTCTACGCCGTGGCGGTGGATTGA
- a CDS encoding DUF58 domain-containing protein codes for MRARYMQLLRNRMMTLTRPRSPEALPARFDRRRIYVLPTGFGAFYAALLSAMLLGALNYNNNPAFLLALLLAGAGLASLIAAQLQLAGLSIVAIDAEPVPAGTALLVRVHARAAPDRIRRGLRVDAPGAAELTGARLDLDQGAGEAELRVITEHRGWLDLPKLRVSTTRPLGLARAWSHVWPQAPLLVYPTPEAHGPPLPIGGGDQAVSRLHPAGDDVHHLRAYRPGDARRAIAWKHSARRDMLLVREYEQPVGADVELEWHRLVGLNQEARISRLARWVDEAERDGCRYRLSLPNQPSLGPGAGAAHRHACLKALALLPPG; via the coding sequence CTGCGAGCCCGTTACATGCAATTGCTGCGCAACCGGATGATGACGCTGACCCGGCCGCGCTCGCCCGAAGCGCTGCCGGCGCGTTTCGACCGCCGCCGCATCTACGTGCTGCCGACCGGTTTCGGCGCGTTCTATGCGGCGTTGCTGTCGGCGATGCTGCTGGGCGCGCTCAACTACAACAACAACCCGGCGTTCCTGCTCGCGCTGCTGCTGGCCGGCGCCGGCCTGGCCAGCCTGATCGCCGCGCAGTTGCAACTGGCCGGGCTGAGCATCGTCGCGATCGACGCCGAACCGGTCCCGGCCGGCACCGCGCTGCTGGTGCGCGTGCATGCGCGCGCCGCGCCCGACCGGATACGGCGCGGCCTGCGCGTGGATGCGCCCGGCGCGGCCGAATTGACCGGCGCGCGCCTGGACCTCGACCAGGGCGCGGGCGAAGCCGAACTGCGGGTGATCACCGAACATCGCGGCTGGCTCGACCTGCCGAAACTGCGCGTGTCCACCACCCGGCCGCTCGGCCTGGCGCGCGCCTGGTCGCACGTGTGGCCGCAGGCGCCGCTGCTGGTGTACCCCACGCCCGAAGCGCACGGTCCGCCGCTGCCGATCGGCGGCGGCGATCAGGCGGTGAGCCGGCTGCATCCGGCCGGCGACGACGTGCATCACCTGCGCGCCTACCGTCCCGGCGACGCGCGCCGCGCGATCGCCTGGAAGCATTCGGCGCGGCGCGACATGCTGCTGGTGCGCGAATACGAACAACCGGTCGGCGCCGACGTCGAGCTGGAGTGGCACCGGCTGGTCGGCCTGAACCAGGAAGCGCGGATCTCGCGGCTGGCGCGCTGGGTCGACGAAGCCGAGCGCGACGGCTGCCGCTATCGGCTGAGCCTGCCGAATCAGCCCTCGCTCGGACCGGGCGCCGGCGCGGCGCATCGGCATGCCTGTCTCAAGGCGCTGGCGTTGTTGCCGCCGGGCTGA
- a CDS encoding M91 family zinc metallopeptidase, with protein sequence MASEPDTDSSTRAATGTPPPTIVHGSTVPAGGPAAVNGTTADGKPTVSQELFRRGDVVITREQVIGGDQFGDKVVISTGAGDDRVNVDQRRNGVLDVNINGSRYEITLAPGQELGLRTGDGNDVVMTRPRVSVNMDVDGGAGNDTITTGAGRDRIDGGAGNDTIRSGDGRDDVFGNTGNDTIDAGRGNDVVYGGDGNDRLLGGDGRDYIEGGKGNDRIDGGRGDDVLSGGLGDDNLVGGRGNDRVYTGAGADRVDNRSGNDAIYGQSGSDNITVARGASNRVVEVDMTAAIGASVTVNGSAGFTQRTEADIEMLRSSPNGRQMLGELDRAADPVTGTGKSTTITELQNEYNGSAGPVTPPTYLRPGPGGATVAGGGENTTVSYNPSNHSEQFPAPPVVLFHELSHAYNGVNGTAQRGTYAGAGPDNGINNDEMQAVGLNNGGAAFDFDRDPATPATTANPKALSENGLREEMGLPQRPNYNVGGWSGDMARADLPTGLPAAGGTAFAGIDSRVSGLLAALDSGDPAALRAATQRVASSEIGQSFREETIRTVDQLAQAQPGPVMEMATPGEAPLSMGPRR encoded by the coding sequence ATGGCCAGCGAACCCGATACCGATTCTTCGACCCGCGCCGCGACCGGCACGCCACCGCCCACGATCGTGCATGGCAGCACCGTCCCCGCCGGCGGTCCGGCGGCGGTCAACGGCACGACCGCCGACGGCAAGCCGACCGTATCGCAGGAATTGTTCCGCCGCGGCGATGTCGTCATCACCCGCGAGCAGGTCATCGGCGGCGATCAATTCGGCGACAAGGTGGTGATCAGCACCGGCGCCGGCGATGATCGGGTCAATGTCGATCAGCGCCGCAACGGCGTGCTCGACGTGAACATCAACGGCAGCCGATACGAGATCACCCTCGCGCCCGGGCAGGAACTGGGCCTGCGCACGGGCGACGGCAACGATGTCGTCATGACCCGGCCGCGGGTCAGCGTGAACATGGATGTCGACGGCGGCGCCGGCAACGACACCATCACCACCGGCGCAGGCCGCGACCGCATCGACGGCGGCGCGGGCAACGACACCATCCGCAGCGGCGACGGCCGCGACGACGTGTTCGGCAATACCGGCAACGACACCATCGACGCCGGTCGCGGCAACGATGTGGTCTACGGCGGCGACGGCAACGACCGGCTGCTCGGCGGCGACGGCCGCGACTACATCGAAGGCGGCAAGGGCAACGACCGCATCGACGGCGGCCGCGGCGACGACGTGCTGTCCGGCGGCCTGGGCGACGACAACCTCGTCGGCGGGCGCGGCAACGACCGCGTCTACACCGGCGCGGGCGCGGACCGGGTCGACAACCGTTCCGGCAACGACGCGATCTACGGCCAGTCGGGCAGCGACAACATCACTGTCGCGCGCGGCGCTTCCAACCGCGTGGTCGAGGTCGACATGACCGCCGCGATCGGCGCCAGCGTCACGGTCAACGGCTCGGCGGGGTTTACCCAACGCACCGAAGCCGACATCGAGATGCTGCGTTCTTCGCCCAACGGCCGGCAGATGCTGGGCGAACTCGACCGCGCCGCCGATCCGGTCACCGGCACCGGCAAGAGCACGACCATCACCGAGCTGCAGAACGAATACAACGGCTCGGCCGGCCCGGTGACGCCGCCGACCTATCTGCGACCCGGACCCGGCGGCGCCACCGTGGCCGGCGGCGGCGAGAACACCACCGTCAGCTACAACCCGTCCAACCACAGTGAACAGTTTCCGGCCCCGCCGGTGGTGCTGTTCCACGAGTTGTCGCACGCCTACAACGGCGTCAACGGCACCGCGCAGCGCGGCACCTATGCCGGCGCCGGCCCCGACAACGGCATCAACAACGACGAGATGCAGGCGGTCGGCCTCAACAACGGCGGCGCGGCCTTCGATTTCGATCGCGATCCGGCGACCCCGGCGACCACCGCCAATCCCAAGGCGCTCAGCGAAAACGGCCTGCGCGAGGAAATGGGTTTGCCGCAGCGTCCGAACTACAACGTCGGCGGCTGGAGCGGCGATATGGCGCGGGCCGACCTGCCGACCGGGTTGCCGGCCGCTGGCGGCACCGCGTTCGCCGGGATCGACAGCCGGGTCAGCGGTCTGTTGGCGGCGTTGGACTCGGGCGATCCGGCGGCGCTGCGAGCGGCCACCCAGCGTGTCGCATCCTCGGAAATCGGCCAGTCCTTCCGCGAAGAAACCATCAGGACCGTGGATCAACTTGCGCAGGCGCAACCTGGGCCGGTGATGGAAATGGCCACGCCGGGCGAAGCGCCGCTGTCCATGGGGCCGCGGCGGTGA